From Synechococcus sp. A10-1-5-1, a single genomic window includes:
- the treS gene encoding maltose alpha-D-glucosyltransferase, whose translation MPEFHASDNKPSWFIDAIFYQVYVRGFKDSGKDGKGDLQGLIEKLDYIQNLGVSCLWLMPIFPSPLRDDGYDVSDFFSIDPSIGSLSDLKELTEAAHERDLHVITDLVISHTSDQHSWFQQARLVRDSKYHSYYVWSDHDQGYSQARVIFPDTEDSNWAWEHQLKQYYWHRFFSHQPDLNYDNPEVQEALLNTMRFWLDLGIDGFRVDAVPYLFEREGTDCENLPETHAFCRRMRQLIDSEYPGRMLLAEANQWPDDLVQYFGNGDEFHMAFNFPLMPRLFLALRKEDSQPIVDCISQLPEIPDNCQWATFLRNHDELTLEMVTDADRDYLYSEYANDPRMKLNEGIRRRLSPLVDHDRRRIELMYSLLLSLPGAPVIYYGDEIGMGDNIFLGDRNGVRTPMQWSDDRNAGFSSADPSMLYQPVITDPIYNYQAVNVDAQLRSPASLLHWLRHQIRMRRSQPLFSRGDIQFLRSNNRSVLSFTRSHQGTTALLLHNLSNTVQPVEIDLSSHISFRPMHCNGVHGFPVITDQPYFLNLAPYESLWFLLEQA comes from the coding sequence ATGCCTGAGTTCCACGCATCAGATAACAAACCAAGCTGGTTCATCGATGCAATCTTCTATCAGGTCTATGTACGTGGCTTTAAAGACAGTGGCAAGGATGGAAAGGGGGACTTGCAGGGTTTAATTGAAAAACTAGACTATATCCAGAACCTGGGCGTAAGTTGCCTATGGCTGATGCCGATTTTTCCATCACCACTTCGTGATGATGGATATGATGTATCAGATTTCTTTAGTATAGATCCGTCGATTGGAAGCCTTAGTGATCTTAAAGAATTAACAGAGGCAGCCCATGAACGAGATCTCCATGTCATTACCGACCTGGTCATCAGCCATACCTCTGATCAGCATTCTTGGTTTCAACAGGCAAGACTAGTACGTGATTCGAAATACCACTCATACTATGTCTGGAGTGATCATGATCAGGGTTACTCCCAAGCAAGGGTTATCTTTCCTGACACGGAGGACTCAAATTGGGCTTGGGAGCATCAACTTAAGCAGTACTACTGGCATCGGTTTTTCTCACACCAACCCGACCTTAACTATGACAATCCGGAAGTTCAAGAAGCCCTACTCAATACAATGCGATTCTGGCTTGATCTAGGCATTGATGGCTTTCGAGTGGATGCTGTTCCTTATCTTTTTGAAAGGGAAGGAACAGATTGCGAAAACCTGCCAGAAACTCACGCTTTTTGCCGGCGAATGAGACAACTAATTGACAGCGAATATCCCGGCAGGATGCTACTGGCAGAAGCCAATCAATGGCCAGATGACCTTGTTCAATACTTTGGAAATGGAGACGAATTTCATATGGCCTTCAACTTCCCGTTGATGCCACGACTATTTCTAGCTCTAAGGAAAGAAGACAGTCAACCGATCGTTGACTGCATCTCCCAGCTCCCCGAAATACCAGATAACTGCCAATGGGCTACTTTTCTGCGCAACCATGATGAACTAACACTTGAGATGGTAACCGATGCTGATCGCGATTACCTCTATAGCGAATACGCAAATGATCCCCGCATGAAGCTCAATGAAGGGATAAGGAGAAGGCTTTCTCCCCTGGTAGATCACGATCGACGAAGAATTGAATTGATGTACAGCTTGCTATTGAGCCTTCCCGGTGCACCCGTGATCTACTACGGCGACGAAATTGGAATGGGGGACAATATATTTCTGGGTGATCGCAACGGTGTGCGCACACCAATGCAATGGAGTGACGATCGAAATGCTGGCTTCTCGAGTGCTGACCCCTCAATGCTCTACCAACCAGTCATCACCGATCCCATTTACAACTATCAAGCCGTCAATGTCGATGCTCAGTTACGTTCACCTGCTTCTCTCTTGCATTGGCTACGCCACCAAATCAGGATGAGGCGAAGTCAACCTCTTTTTAGCCGTGGAGATATTCAGTTTCTGCGTTCAAACAACCGCAGCGTACTGAGTTTCACCCGTAGCCATCAAGGAACGACCGCTTTGTTATTACACAACCTCTCAAATACTGTGCAGCCTGTGGAGATTGACCTTTCCAGTCATATCAGTTTTCGGCCCATGCACTGCAATGGAGTCCATGGCTTCCCTGTGATAACGGATCAGCCCTATTTTTTAAATCTAGCCCCTTACGAATCACTCTGGTTTTTACTAGAACAAGCATGA
- the otsB gene encoding trehalose-phosphatase, with translation MGIELLTDLANKVPTILLYLDFDGTLVNLRANPEHCTIQPRLAKVLEDFSRLSGVDLAVISGRSLADLSRRLPMDQSCINLAGNHGLELKLRGDVWQDPRAVALQGHLDQFEAEARERLKGLAGAWVEHKGLSLSLHGRQLSPAKQAEMEQRLAPLLGELKRTSLLQLRRGRRVLEIRPAFDHGKAEAAQRLERDARRRGVCSTANHRLPLKLYFGDDDTDEDVFQQWPGVVGVRVGPWNQPTTASFRLGGPAGVNRWIHAVFGARCKLA, from the coding sequence ATGGGAATTGAATTGCTAACTGATTTAGCAAACAAGGTTCCAACAATCCTGCTCTACCTCGATTTTGATGGCACCTTGGTCAATCTTCGGGCCAACCCTGAGCACTGCACAATTCAGCCCAGGTTGGCCAAGGTTCTAGAGGATTTCAGCCGATTGAGCGGTGTCGATCTTGCAGTGATTAGTGGGCGCTCGCTCGCGGATCTTTCCCGTCGATTGCCTATGGACCAAAGTTGCATCAATCTCGCAGGAAACCATGGTCTAGAACTGAAGTTGCGCGGAGATGTTTGGCAAGACCCTCGCGCGGTTGCTTTACAGGGACATCTCGATCAGTTTGAAGCAGAGGCCAGAGAACGCCTGAAAGGACTTGCGGGCGCATGGGTGGAGCACAAGGGCTTGAGCCTGAGCCTGCACGGGCGCCAACTGAGTCCGGCGAAACAAGCTGAGATGGAACAGCGACTTGCACCTTTGCTTGGGGAACTGAAAAGGACCTCTTTACTGCAATTACGAAGGGGACGACGGGTTTTGGAGATCAGACCGGCTTTTGACCATGGCAAAGCGGAAGCAGCCCAACGCCTCGAGCGTGATGCTCGTCGACGCGGGGTGTGCTCAACCGCAAACCATCGCCTACCCCTGAAGCTGTATTTCGGAGACGATGACACCGATGAAGATGTATTCCAGCAATGGCCTGGGGTAGTGGGGGTTCGGGTAGGCCCCTGGAATCAACCCACCACTGCCTCATTCCGCCTTGGTGGCCCTGCAGGAGTCAACCGCTGGATTCACGCGGTTTTCGGTGCTCGATGCAAGCTGGCCTAG
- a CDS encoding phosphoribosyltransferase, whose protein sequence is MLERQLLWKNRAQAGQELIARLGAWHADPKGLVVGLPRGGVVVAAELARALTLPMCSWAVRKLAHPHAPEVAVGAIAPGGVLVWDEPYLRQLHLDPQLRRSLVLQADSELQRRQRLYGDPPLASLRDRHLLVVDDGVATGMTVTAALQSLRQGHPSRISLAVPVIDRTIAVRLRPLLDDLIALAEVDDLVAVGSWYESFDAVDDRQVQALMSACSAELASSAAKVHPTGRSDRI, encoded by the coding sequence ATGCTTGAACGTCAACTGTTGTGGAAGAACCGTGCACAGGCAGGACAAGAGCTCATCGCTCGCCTGGGGGCCTGGCACGCCGATCCCAAAGGCTTGGTGGTGGGATTGCCCCGTGGTGGGGTTGTTGTTGCGGCTGAGTTGGCTCGTGCACTGACCTTGCCGATGTGCAGTTGGGCTGTTCGCAAGTTGGCGCACCCCCATGCTCCTGAGGTTGCTGTGGGTGCCATTGCCCCCGGTGGGGTCTTGGTGTGGGATGAGCCTTACTTGCGCCAGTTACACCTGGATCCACAACTGCGGCGAAGCCTCGTTCTCCAGGCTGACTCTGAGTTGCAACGGCGGCAACGTCTCTATGGCGATCCGCCCCTGGCTTCATTGCGTGACCGCCACCTGCTCGTCGTGGATGACGGTGTGGCAACAGGGATGACGGTGACGGCTGCTCTGCAGTCCTTACGCCAGGGGCATCCGAGCCGGATCAGCTTGGCTGTGCCTGTGATCGATCGAACGATCGCGGTTCGCCTGCGACCCCTGCTTGATGACTTGATCGCCTTGGCGGAAGTGGATGATCTGGTGGCTGTTGGATCTTGGTATGAGTCCTTTGACGCTGTTGATGACCGTCAGGTGCAAGCGCTTATGTCTGCTTGTAGTGCGGAGTTAGCCAGCAGCGCGGCAAAGGTTCACCCGACGGGAAGATCAGATCGGATTTGA
- the hypE gene encoding hydrogenase expression/formation protein HypE, whose translation MVLGETIQLAHGGGGSLSHQLIEELLVPAFGPADGVLHDAAVLTSPGRRLAFTTDSYVVRPLFFPGGDIGRLSVLGSVNDLAMAAARPVAMSLGLILEEGLAMATLERVVDSIRLAAQECGVPLLTGDTKVVEHGKADGLFINTSAIGVLEHPCSSHPSLVRPGDAVLVSGDLGRHGLAILVSRGELGLRSGLESDLASLQPSVQALLLAGVELHCLRDLTRGGLASAIDEVARAAGCDVELDEGAIPIHPSVAAACDLLGLDSLAMANEGRMLLICPPSAVDQVLNVLRQYRPEAACVGEVMQPLDHASSLRQRHPVSLRNSLGVLRPLEVGRGEHLPRIC comes from the coding sequence ATGGTTCTGGGGGAGACGATCCAATTGGCCCATGGCGGAGGAGGTTCCCTCAGTCACCAACTGATCGAAGAGTTGTTGGTGCCTGCCTTCGGCCCGGCCGACGGGGTGCTGCACGATGCAGCTGTCTTGACGAGTCCTGGGAGACGGCTGGCCTTCACCACCGATTCCTACGTGGTGCGCCCTCTGTTCTTTCCAGGTGGTGACATCGGTCGTCTGTCGGTTTTGGGCAGCGTGAACGATCTGGCCATGGCCGCTGCTCGCCCCGTTGCCATGAGCTTGGGTTTGATTCTTGAGGAGGGCCTGGCCATGGCCACCCTTGAGAGGGTGGTCGACTCCATCCGCCTGGCGGCACAGGAGTGCGGCGTGCCGCTGCTCACCGGGGACACGAAGGTGGTGGAGCACGGCAAAGCGGATGGGTTGTTCATCAACACCAGCGCCATTGGGGTGCTGGAACACCCCTGCTCCAGTCATCCATCGCTTGTACGTCCAGGGGACGCGGTTCTCGTCAGCGGCGATCTCGGTCGCCATGGATTGGCGATCCTGGTCTCACGTGGTGAGTTGGGATTGCGTTCTGGGTTGGAGAGCGATTTGGCTTCCCTTCAGCCATCGGTGCAGGCCTTGCTGCTGGCGGGGGTGGAGCTGCACTGCTTGAGGGATCTCACCCGTGGCGGCTTGGCCAGTGCCATCGATGAGGTGGCACGCGCTGCTGGCTGTGACGTGGAATTAGACGAGGGGGCGATCCCCATTCACCCTTCGGTTGCTGCAGCTTGCGACCTCTTGGGTCTTGATTCTCTGGCGATGGCGAATGAGGGCCGGATGCTGCTGATTTGTCCCCCATCGGCGGTTGACCAGGTGCTGAATGTGCTCAGGCAATACAGACCAGAAGCGGCCTGTGTTGGTGAGGTGATGCAGCCTCTCGATCACGCTTCGTCGCTGCGACAACGGCATCCGGTTTCCCTTCGCAACAGCTTGGGCGTTCTACGACCCTTGGAGGTGGGTCGTGGTGAGCATTTACCTCGGATTTGTTAG
- the hypD gene encoding hydrogenase formation protein HypD: MPTTQALLEQIHQRCTRPWTLMEVCGGQTHALLRHGIDRLLPRSIELIHGPGCPVCVTHTQLVDQALDLATRADVVLCSYGDMLRVPGSDGRDLLGQRALGADIRVIYSPLDVLEIARSEPDQQVVFFAVGFETTAPATALLAQRTLAAGVSNLRLLLAHVRVAPVLDQLLSDPVCAVQGVLAAGHVCTVMGMPEYAELSLRHRLPIVVTGFSPEALLRGIQRCIDQLERGAYGVENAYADAVEHRGNHEARRLLEEVFEPIDTSWRGLGSITAGGYRLRPPFDALSLVPSSLEVKEPSPDLCPSGLVLRGLLNPCDCPRFGCECTPEKPLGAPMVSSEGACAAYYRYAR, from the coding sequence ATGCCTACTACCCAGGCCCTGCTGGAGCAGATCCATCAGCGCTGCACCCGTCCCTGGACGCTGATGGAGGTCTGTGGTGGTCAAACCCATGCCCTATTGCGTCATGGCATTGATCGCTTGTTGCCAAGGTCGATCGAGCTCATCCACGGCCCGGGCTGCCCCGTCTGCGTCACCCATACCCAGCTGGTGGATCAGGCCTTGGACTTGGCTACCCGAGCGGATGTGGTGCTCTGCTCCTACGGCGACATGTTGCGGGTGCCCGGCAGTGATGGTCGCGATCTACTCGGTCAACGGGCCCTGGGAGCAGATATACGAGTGATTTATTCGCCACTCGATGTGCTCGAGATCGCTCGATCAGAGCCCGATCAGCAGGTGGTGTTCTTTGCCGTTGGATTCGAAACCACCGCCCCAGCGACCGCTCTCCTGGCTCAACGCACCCTGGCTGCGGGCGTTTCAAATCTGCGCCTACTGCTGGCCCATGTGCGGGTGGCCCCGGTGCTGGACCAATTGCTATCGGATCCGGTGTGTGCCGTGCAAGGGGTTCTCGCCGCCGGCCACGTCTGCACGGTGATGGGGATGCCGGAGTACGCGGAGCTGTCCCTGCGTCATCGGTTGCCGATTGTGGTGACCGGCTTTAGCCCGGAAGCGCTGTTGCGGGGCATCCAGCGCTGTATCGATCAGCTGGAGCGGGGGGCCTACGGAGTGGAGAACGCCTACGCCGATGCGGTGGAACACCGAGGCAATCACGAGGCCCGTCGCCTACTGGAGGAGGTGTTTGAACCGATTGATACGTCATGGCGCGGCCTGGGCTCAATCACGGCGGGGGGATACCGCCTTCGGCCCCCCTTTGATGCCCTCTCCTTGGTGCCCTCCAGCTTGGAGGTGAAGGAGCCTTCGCCGGACCTCTGCCCGAGCGGTTTGGTTTTACGCGGTCTTCTGAATCCCTGTGACTGTCCCCGCTTTGGCTGTGAGTGCACCCCTGAGAAGCCCCTTGGAGCACCGATGGTCTCGTCAGAAGGTGCCTGTGCGGCCTACTACCGCTACGCACGCTGA
- a CDS encoding dihydroorotate dehydrogenase-like protein: MTNPLATRYLGLELPSPLVVGSAAPLSLDLDRLEQLQEEGAGAVVLRSLCLDQGERDWQEWLHHQRNARQSHPEAESYLPCTEPLHLGLDGYLEEIRSAQSRLLIPVIASLNGCHGGPWVEASQAVQRAGAHAIELNLYTVPSQTQRSSAELEDEQIQIVQQVTAAVSLPVAVKLSPWYTALASMAQQFSQVGAQSLVLFNRFYQPNVNIETLETVSQLDLSSPVDQRLALRWIGLLYQRVPLAFAASGGVATGDDVVRMVMVGAQVTHVVSALLRHGPGHLQRMRDQLLQWLEQHRVERLSSLRGSLSLLRCPDPEAFERAQYWRAISSYSLPREQLI, encoded by the coding sequence ATGACCAATCCTTTGGCCACGCGCTATCTGGGATTGGAGTTGCCCTCCCCGCTGGTGGTGGGTTCGGCGGCGCCCCTCAGCCTTGATCTCGACCGGCTTGAGCAACTGCAAGAGGAGGGGGCCGGGGCTGTGGTGCTCCGCTCCTTATGTCTTGATCAGGGCGAACGGGATTGGCAGGAGTGGTTGCACCATCAACGGAATGCTCGTCAGAGCCATCCAGAAGCGGAGAGCTACTTGCCCTGCACCGAACCGCTTCATTTGGGCTTGGATGGCTACCTGGAGGAGATTCGCTCCGCGCAGTCCCGGCTGTTGATCCCCGTGATTGCCAGTCTCAATGGTTGCCATGGCGGCCCCTGGGTTGAGGCCAGTCAGGCCGTCCAGCGAGCAGGAGCCCATGCGATCGAGCTGAACCTGTACACCGTTCCAAGCCAGACCCAGCGGAGCAGCGCAGAGCTAGAGGACGAGCAAATCCAGATCGTCCAGCAGGTGACGGCTGCGGTAAGCCTGCCCGTTGCGGTGAAGCTCAGCCCCTGGTACACGGCGTTGGCCTCGATGGCCCAGCAGTTCTCCCAGGTGGGAGCGCAATCCCTGGTGTTGTTCAACCGCTTTTACCAACCAAACGTGAATATCGAGACCCTCGAAACGGTGTCTCAGCTTGATCTCAGCAGCCCCGTGGATCAGCGTCTTGCCCTGCGCTGGATCGGATTGCTGTATCAGCGGGTGCCCCTCGCTTTTGCGGCGAGTGGCGGGGTGGCCACGGGTGACGATGTCGTGCGGATGGTGATGGTTGGCGCGCAGGTCACCCATGTGGTCAGCGCCCTACTGCGCCATGGCCCTGGGCATTTGCAGAGGATGCGCGATCAGTTGCTGCAGTGGCTGGAGCAGCATCGAGTTGAGCGCCTCTCCAGTTTGCGGGGAAGTCTCTCTCTGCTGCGCTGCCCTGATCCAGAGGCGTTTGAACGCGCCCAGTACTGGCGAGCGATCAGCAGTTACAGCCTGCCGCGGGAGCAGTTGATCTGA